The Vulpes vulpes isolate BD-2025 chromosome 10, VulVul3, whole genome shotgun sequence genome has a window encoding:
- the OR6S1 gene encoding olfactory receptor 6S1 produces the protein MAPGENQSSGVTEFILAGFPNLNNTKAEVFSVFLLVYLLTLTGNVLIVGVVGADARLQTPMYFFLGNLSCLEILLTSVIIPKMLSNFLSRQHTISFAACITQFYFYFFLGASEFLLLAVMSVDRYLAICHPLHYPLLMNGAVCSRVALACWMGGLVPVLGPTVAVALLPFCEQHTVVQHFFCDSGPLLRLACTNTKKLEETDFVLASLVIISSLMITAVSYGHIALAVLRIPSVSGRQKAFSTCTSHLMVVTLFYGSAIFLYVRPSQSGSVNTNWAVTVVTTFVTPLLNPFIYALRNERVKEALKDMFRKVGIGFWGNLLLAKSFSKKTVK, from the coding sequence ATGGCTCCTGGCGAGAACCAGAGCAGCGGTGTGACCGAGTTCATCTTGGCAGGCTTCCCAAATCTCAACAACACAAAAGCAGAAGtgttctctgtcttccttcttgTCTACCTGCTGACTCTAACAGGCAATGTGCTGATTGTTGGGGTGGTGGGAGCGGATGCTCGCCTGCAgacccccatgtacttcttcctgggCAACCTGTCCTGCCTTGAGATCTTGCTCACTTCCGTCATCATTCCCAAGATGCTGAGCAATTTCCTCTCCAGGCAACACACCATCTCCTTTGCTGCATGCATTACTCAATtctatttctacttctttcttgGGGCCTCTGAGTTCCTGCTGTTGGCTGTCATGTCTGTGGATCGCTACCTGGCCATCTGTCACCCTCTGCACTACCCCTTGCTCATGAATGGTGCTGTGTGCTCTCGAGTGGCCTTGGCCTGCTGGATGGGGGGACTTGTCCCTGTGCTTGGCCCCACGGTGGCTGTGGCCTTACTTCCCTTCTGTGAACAGCACACTGTGGTGCAGCATTTCTTCTGTGACAGTGGCCCCCTGCTCCGCCTGGCATGCACCAACACCAAGAAGCTGGAGGAAACAGACTTCGTGCTGGCCTCTCTGGTCATCATATCCTCGCTGATGATTACTGCTGTGTCCTATGGCCACATAGCTCTAGCTGTCCTGCGCATTCCTTCTGTTTCTGGCCGTCAGAAGGCCTTCTCTACCTGTACCTCCCACTTGATGGTGGTGACCCTCTTCTATGGAAGTGCCATTTTTCTCTATGTGCGACCATCACAGAGTGGCTCTGTGAATACCAACTGGGCAGTGACAGTGGTAACAACGTTTGTGACACCGCTGCTGAATCCATTCATCTATGCCTTACGCAATGAGCGAGTCAAGGAAGCTTTGAAGGATATGTTCAGGAAGGTGGGAATAGGCTTTTGGGGGAATCTTCTTCTCGCTAAGAGTTTCAGTAAGAAGACAGTGAAGTGA